Proteins from one Ciconia boyciana chromosome 26, ASM3463844v1, whole genome shotgun sequence genomic window:
- the GATAD2B gene encoding transcriptional repressor p66-beta, with translation MDRMTEDALRLNLLKRSLDQADDRDDVLAKRLKMEGHEAMERLKMLALLKRKDLSGIEVPHELPVKQDGVKVYEEKLNGSLRPHGDGRTAGRPGKENINDEPVDMSARRSDQDRGRLTPSPDIIVLSDNEASSPRSSSRMEERLKAANLEMFKGKSIEERQQLIKQLRDELRLEEARLVLLKKLRQSQLQKENVVQKTPVVQNAASIVQPSPAHVGQQGLSKLPSRPGAQGVEPQNLRTLQGHSVIRSATNTTLPHMLMSQRVIAPNPAQLQGQRVPPKPGLIRTTTPSMNPAINYQPQSSSSVPCQRTSSSAIYMNLASHIQPGTVNRVSSPLPSPSALNDAANSQAAAKLALRKQLEKTLLEIPPPKPPAPLLHFLPSAANSEFIYMVGLEEVVQSVIDSQGKSCASLLRVEPFVCAQCRTDFTPHWKQEKNGKILCEQCMTSNQKKALKAEHTNRLKNAFVKALQQEQEIEQRLQQQAALSPTAAPAVSSVSKQENIMRHHTLRQAPQPQSTLQRGIPTSARSMLSNFAQAPQLSVAGGLLGMPGVNIAYLNAGIGGHKASSLADRQREYLLDMIPPRSISQSISGQK, from the exons ATGGACAGAATGACGGAAGATGCTCTGCGCCTGAACCTCTTGAAACGGAGCTTGGACCAAGCAGATGATCGGGATGATGTCCTGGCAAAGAGATTGAAAATGGAAGGACATGAGGCGATGGAGCGCCTGAAGATGCTGGCactgctgaagaggaaagacCTCTCGGGCATTGAGGTGCCCCACGAGCTCCCGGTGAAACAGGATGGTGTGAAAGtctatgaagaaaagctgaatggGAGCCTTAGGCCCCATGGGGATGGCAGGACTGCAGGGAGGccagggaaggaaaacattaaCGATGAGCCGGTGGATATGAGTGCAAGGAGAAG TGACCAGGACAGGGGACGATTAACCCCTTCGCCAGATATAATTGTCCTCTCCGATAATGAGGCATCCAGTCCCCGTTCCAGCTCTCGTATGGAGGAAAGACTTAAGGCAGCAAATCTTGAAATGTTTAAG GGTAAAAGCATAGAGGAGCGACAGCAGCTGATCAAGCAGCTTCGGGATGAGCTACGGCTGGAGGAGGCCAGGCTTGTGTTGCtgaagaaactgaggcaaagtCAGCTGCAAAAGGAGAACGTGGTACAGAAG ACTCCAGTTGTCCAGAACGCAGCGTCTATTGTCCAGCCATCTCCTGCTCACGTGGGACAGCAGGGACTGTCCAAGCTTCCCTCCAGGCCTGGAGCTCAGGGGGTTGAGCCTCAGAACTTAAGGACATTACAG GGTCACAGTGTCATTAGGTCTGCCACAAATACGACTCTGCCCCATATGCTTATGTCGCAGCGTGTGATTGCTCCAAACCCTGCCCAGTTACAAGGGCAGCGGGTTCCTCCTAAACCTGGCCTCATCCGCACTACAACTCCAAGCATGAATCCAGCCATCAACTACCAACCG caATCAAGTTCTTCTGTTCCTTGCCAGCGTACGTCGTCTTCAGCCATCTATATGAACCTTGCCTCTCACATCCAGCCTGGCACTGTGAACAGGGTGTCGTCTCCGCTCCCCAGTCCCAGTGCTCTGAACGATGCCGCCAACTCCCAGGCAGCCGCCAAGCTTGCCCTGCgcaagcagctggaaaaaacgCTGCTGGAGATCCCACCCCCGAAGCCGCCCGCTCCCCTGCTGCATTTCTTGCCCAGCGCAGCCAACAGCGAGTTCATCTACatggtggggctggaggaggtggtgcAGAGCGTTATCGACAGTCAAG GGAAAAGCTGCGCGTCCCTCCTGCGTGTGGAGCCCTTTGTCTGTGCCCAGTGCCGCACCGACTTCACCCCTCActggaagcaggagaaaaacGGGAAGATCCTGTGCGAGCAGTGCATGACTTCCAATCAGAAGAAGGCGCTGAAGGCAGAGCACACCAACCGACTGAAGAACGCCTTCGTGAAAgctttgcagcaggagcag GAGATCGAGCAGAGGctacagcagcaggcagccttGTCCCCCACCGCAGCTCCTGCCGTCTCCAGCGTCAGCAAACAGGAGAACATCATGCGGCACCACACGCTCCGGCAG gcTCCGCAGCCCCAGAGCACTTTGCAGCGTGGCATCCCCACCTCTGCCCGCTCCATGCTTTCCAACTTTGCGCAGGCACCCCAGCTGTCCGTGGCGGGCGGTCTCCTCGGCATGCCAG gTGTTAACATCGCTTACCTGAATGCTGGGATCGGAGGCCACAAAGCGTCGAGTTTGGCGGACCGGCAGCGGGAATACCTTTTGGATATGATTCCACCCCGCTCTATATCGCAGTCCATCAGCGGACAGAAATAA